In Rhodanobacter denitrificans, a single window of DNA contains:
- a CDS encoding DUF3034 family protein, with the protein MYKHRMNRAIALGGLVLAGALVSLTAAADDGGSSTPAGVSGKLLLTGGVSEIGGAAGGGLTPWALIGGYGTNDQIGANAFYTRVNAQDYHLDDAGVMVGLYDRVEISFAQQRFDTEKVGGLLGLGNGFTFRQNVLGAKVRLFGDAVLDQDSWVPQVSVGMQYKKNNQDAVVKFVGAKRSQGTDYYVSATKLFLSQSLLLNATLRFTKANQIGILGFGGDKHDSYQAEFEGSVAYLLSRNWAIGAEYRQKPNNLGIAKENDWYDAFVAWAPTKHVSLTLAYANLGNIVIKDNQRGLYASVQVGF; encoded by the coding sequence ATGTACAAGCATCGTATGAACCGGGCAATCGCGCTCGGTGGGCTCGTGCTGGCCGGCGCACTGGTTTCGCTGACGGCCGCCGCGGACGACGGCGGCTCGAGCACGCCGGCCGGTGTCAGCGGCAAGCTGCTGCTCACCGGCGGCGTCTCGGAAATCGGCGGCGCCGCAGGCGGCGGCCTCACGCCATGGGCGCTGATCGGCGGCTACGGCACCAATGACCAGATCGGCGCCAACGCGTTCTACACCCGCGTGAACGCGCAGGACTACCACCTCGACGACGCCGGCGTGATGGTCGGGCTGTATGACCGGGTGGAAATTTCGTTCGCGCAGCAACGCTTCGACACCGAGAAGGTGGGCGGCCTGCTGGGGCTTGGCAACGGCTTCACCTTCAGGCAGAACGTGCTCGGCGCAAAGGTGCGGCTGTTCGGCGACGCCGTGCTCGACCAGGACAGCTGGGTGCCGCAGGTGTCCGTCGGCATGCAGTACAAGAAGAACAACCAGGACGCCGTGGTGAAGTTCGTCGGCGCCAAGCGTTCGCAAGGCACCGATTACTACGTCAGCGCGACCAAGCTGTTCCTGTCGCAGAGCCTGCTGCTGAACGCCACGCTGCGCTTCACCAAGGCGAACCAGATCGGCATCCTCGGCTTCGGAGGCGACAAGCACGACAGCTACCAGGCCGAATTCGAAGGTTCGGTCGCCTACCTGCTCAGCCGCAACTGGGCCATCGGCGCGGAATACCGCCAGAAGCCGAACAACCTCGGCATCGCCAAGGAAAACGACTGGTACGACGCCTTCGTCGCGTGGGCGCCGACCAAGCACGTCTCGCTGACGCTGGCCTACGCCAACCTCGGCAACATCGTGATCAAGGACAACCAGCGCGGCCTGTACGCGTCCGTGCAGGTCGGCTTCTGA
- a CDS encoding COG4315 family predicted lipoprotein: MKRSLFLSGWLVVGAMMMALAMAAQPPPTANAQHQLVGARGMTLYVFDADGDSGRSECSGPCASLWPPYAADANVTASEGFSVTARPDHSLQWAFKGHPLYRYAGDAKPGDQRGDGINGTWHIALMH, translated from the coding sequence ATGAAACGTTCATTGTTCCTCTCAGGTTGGCTGGTCGTCGGCGCCATGATGATGGCGCTCGCAATGGCCGCCCAGCCGCCGCCGACCGCCAATGCGCAGCACCAGCTTGTCGGCGCCCGTGGCATGACGCTGTATGTCTTCGATGCCGACGGCGACAGCGGGCGCAGCGAATGCAGCGGTCCATGCGCCAGCCTGTGGCCGCCCTATGCGGCCGACGCCAACGTGACGGCGAGCGAAGGCTTCAGCGTGACCGCACGCCCCGACCACAGCCTGCAGTGGGCGTTCAAAGGCCATCCGCTGTACCGCTATGCGGGTGACGCGAAGCCTGGCGACCAACGCGGGGATGGCATCAACGGCACCTGGCACATCGCCCTGATGCATTGA
- a CDS encoding sensor domain-containing protein: MNAPRTIAEYLEQLRAALRGADPALIQDALYDAEEHLRAELAEQPGRSEAAMLEHVVGSYGAPDEVAEIYRDQEIRIQRALRPPPPPKRRSLAGRFFGVAADPRTYGALFYMLLSLATGIFYFTWAVTGLSLSVGLSVLIIGLPFIVLFFGSVRVLSLVEGRIVEAMLGMRMPRRPVYPTTGMTLLQRIGSMFTDVHTWTTLCYMWLMLPLGIVYFTLAVTLLSVSVAFIGAPLAMLFRDDSWVSWPRQVTVDWGFGAHVPGWGDAIAMCVIGIVLLFATLHLARGLGRLHGHVAKHMLVPRAAD; encoded by the coding sequence ATGAACGCGCCACGCACGATCGCCGAATACCTTGAACAACTGCGTGCCGCGCTGCGCGGCGCCGATCCGGCGCTGATCCAGGACGCGCTGTACGACGCCGAGGAACACCTGCGCGCCGAGCTGGCCGAGCAGCCCGGCCGCAGCGAAGCGGCGATGCTGGAACACGTCGTCGGCAGCTACGGCGCGCCGGACGAGGTGGCCGAGATCTACCGCGACCAGGAGATCAGGATCCAGCGCGCGCTGCGTCCGCCGCCGCCGCCGAAGCGGCGTTCGCTGGCCGGGCGCTTCTTCGGCGTGGCCGCCGATCCGCGCACCTACGGCGCGCTGTTCTACATGCTGCTGTCGCTGGCCACCGGCATCTTCTACTTCACCTGGGCGGTGACCGGCTTGTCGCTGTCGGTGGGCTTGTCGGTGCTGATCATCGGCCTGCCGTTCATCGTGCTGTTCTTCGGCAGCGTGCGCGTGCTGTCGCTGGTGGAGGGGCGCATCGTGGAGGCGATGCTTGGCATGCGCATGCCGCGCCGGCCGGTGTACCCGACCACCGGCATGACCCTGCTGCAGCGCATCGGCAGCATGTTCACCGACGTGCACACCTGGACCACGCTTTGCTACATGTGGCTGATGCTGCCGCTGGGCATCGTGTACTTCACGCTGGCCGTGACTTTGCTCAGCGTGTCGGTGGCCTTCATCGGCGCGCCGCTGGCGATGTTGTTCCGCGACGACAGCTGGGTGTCCTGGCCGCGCCAGGTCACCGTGGACTGGGGTTTCGGCGCACATGTGCCGGGCTGGGGCGATGCGATCGCGATGTGCGTGATCGGCATCGTGCTGCTGTTCGCCACCCTGCACCTGGCGCGCGGCCTCGGTCGGCTGCACGGGCATGTCGCCAAGCACATGCTGGTACCGCGCGCGGCGGATTGA
- a CDS encoding DMT family transporter produces MQPVNQARLQIHFCVLLWGFTAILGKLITLPALPLVWWRMLLVVAALLLMPRVWRGLRAMPARLIWAYAGIGVLVSLHWLTFYAAIKLSNASVGATCIALGPVFLAFIEPWIAKRRFDPRELLIGAAVVPGVMMVVGGVPHDMRAGIAVGVLSALFVAFFGSLNKRLVEHGDPLTVTFIELGTGTVFLTLLAPFIPHAGPAFMLPDTHDALLLLALSFGCTLLPFTLALVALRHMSAFGTQMVTNLEPVYAIMLAIVLLGEQHELDGWFYAGVAVILAAVFMHPLLNRRARATTQPELLGTAESHGMVD; encoded by the coding sequence ATGCAACCCGTCAACCAGGCCCGTCTGCAGATTCATTTCTGCGTGTTGCTGTGGGGCTTCACCGCGATCCTCGGCAAGTTGATCACGCTGCCCGCGTTGCCGCTGGTGTGGTGGCGCATGCTGCTGGTGGTGGCGGCGCTGCTGCTGATGCCGCGGGTCTGGCGCGGCTTGCGCGCGATGCCGGCGCGGCTGATCTGGGCGTATGCCGGCATCGGCGTGCTGGTGTCGCTGCACTGGCTGACTTTCTACGCGGCGATCAAGCTGTCGAACGCCTCGGTCGGCGCCACCTGCATCGCGCTGGGGCCGGTGTTCCTGGCTTTCATCGAACCGTGGATCGCCAAGCGCAGGTTCGACCCGCGCGAGCTGCTGATCGGCGCGGCGGTGGTGCCGGGCGTGATGATGGTGGTGGGCGGCGTGCCGCACGACATGCGCGCGGGGATCGCGGTGGGCGTGCTGTCGGCGCTGTTCGTGGCGTTCTTCGGCTCGCTCAACAAGCGGCTGGTCGAGCACGGCGACCCGCTCACGGTGACCTTCATCGAGCTGGGCACCGGCACCGTCTTCCTCACCCTGCTCGCGCCATTCATTCCGCATGCCGGCCCCGCCTTCATGCTGCCGGACACGCACGATGCGCTGTTGCTGCTGGCGCTGTCGTTCGGCTGCACCCTGTTGCCGTTCACGCTGGCGCTGGTGGCGCTGCGCCACATGAGCGCGTTCGGCACGCAGATGGTGACCAACCTGGAGCCGGTCTACGCGATCATGCTGGCGATCGTGCTGCTGGGCGAGCAGCATGAACTGGACGGCTGGTTCTACGCCGGCGTGGCGGTGATCCTGGCCGCGGTGTTCATGCACCCGCTGCTGAACCGGCGGGCACGCGCCACCACGCAGCCCGAACTGCTCGGCACCGCCGAAAGCCACGGCATGGTCGACTGA
- the nth gene encoding endonuclease III, with amino-acid sequence MKRADVVELFTRLRELNPHPTTELAYTTPFELLVAVVLSAQATDVGVNKATKKLYPVANTPQAILELGEEGLKKYINTIGLFNAKAKNVIALCRLLVEQHHGEVPRTREALEALPGVGRKTANVMLNTAFGEPTIAVDTHIFRVANRTGLAPGKDVRAVEDKLEKVVPAEFKRDAHHWLILHGRYVCKARKPDCPHCPIRDLCRYKHKTVE; translated from the coding sequence GTGAAGCGCGCCGACGTGGTCGAACTGTTCACCCGCCTGCGCGAGCTGAACCCGCACCCCACCACCGAACTCGCCTACACCACGCCGTTCGAGCTGCTGGTGGCCGTGGTGCTGTCGGCGCAGGCCACCGACGTGGGCGTCAACAAGGCCACCAAGAAACTCTATCCGGTGGCGAACACGCCGCAGGCGATCCTCGAACTGGGCGAGGAAGGACTGAAGAAATACATCAACACGATCGGCCTGTTCAACGCCAAGGCGAAAAACGTGATCGCGTTGTGCCGCCTCCTCGTCGAACAGCACCACGGCGAAGTGCCGCGCACGCGCGAGGCGCTGGAGGCGCTGCCCGGCGTGGGCCGCAAGACCGCCAACGTGATGCTCAACACCGCCTTCGGCGAGCCGACCATCGCGGTGGACACGCACATCTTCCGCGTCGCCAACCGCACCGGCCTGGCGCCGGGTAAGGACGTGCGCGCGGTGGAGGACAAGCTGGAAAAAGTGGTGCCGGCCGAGTTCAAGCGCGACGCCCATCACTGGCTGATCCTGCACGGCCGCTACGTGTGCAAGGCGCGCAAGCCGGATTGTCCGCACTGCCCGATCCGCGACCTGTGCCGCTACAAGCACAAGACGGTGGAATAG
- a CDS encoding class I SAM-dependent methyltransferase, with translation MPLNDTLAFLRAWLRDPRGIGAVTPSGAALARLMTSRVGALDGPVIELGPGTGALTRALLARGVPLHRLALIEADPHFADALSRRYPQATILRMDAARLGDTAPLFGDERACAVVSGLPLLSMPPAQVAAIVQGVFERQLRSGGMFYQFTYGPRCPLPSALLARLELQAHRVGSALLNLPPAAVYCISRRAESQVAA, from the coding sequence ATGCCATTGAACGATACCCTGGCCTTCCTGCGTGCCTGGCTGCGCGACCCGCGCGGGATCGGCGCGGTAACGCCGTCCGGCGCCGCGCTGGCGCGGCTGATGACCAGCCGGGTCGGTGCGCTGGACGGCCCGGTGATCGAACTGGGCCCCGGCACCGGCGCGCTGACCCGTGCCCTGCTGGCGCGCGGCGTGCCGCTGCACCGGCTGGCCTTGATTGAGGCCGACCCGCATTTCGCCGATGCACTGAGCCGGCGCTATCCGCAGGCGACCATCCTGCGCATGGACGCGGCCCGGCTCGGCGATACCGCACCGCTGTTCGGCGACGAGCGCGCCTGTGCCGTGGTCAGCGGCCTGCCGCTGCTGTCGATGCCGCCGGCCCAGGTCGCAGCGATCGTGCAGGGCGTGTTCGAGCGCCAGCTGCGCAGCGGCGGCATGTTCTACCAGTTCACCTACGGCCCGCGCTGCCCGCTGCCGTCGGCCCTGCTCGCGCGACTGGAACTGCAGGCCCACCGGGTCGGCAGCGCGCTGCTCAACCTGCCGCCGGCGGCGGTGTACTGCATCAGCCGGCGGGCGGAGAGCCAGGTCGCCGCCTGA
- a CDS encoding class I SAM-dependent methyltransferase: protein MTDKQQHWETVYRTKAPEAVSWYRPHLDTSLALIERAAPDRGAAVLDVGGGASTLVDDLLARGYRDLNVLDISAEALNVARERLGKSADAVTWLVADLLDAPLQEARYDLWHDRAVFHFLTQAEQRARYVQQLTRALKPGGHAVLATFGPQGPLRCSGLDTVRYDAEGLARALGDGFALIDSALEFHATPFGTTQPFLYALFRRTSAGTVGDMR from the coding sequence ATGACCGACAAGCAACAGCACTGGGAAACGGTGTACCGGACCAAGGCACCGGAGGCGGTCAGCTGGTACCGCCCGCATCTGGATACCTCGCTGGCGCTGATCGAGCGCGCCGCGCCCGACCGCGGCGCCGCCGTGCTCGACGTGGGCGGCGGCGCATCGACCCTGGTCGACGACCTGCTTGCGCGCGGCTACCGCGACCTCAACGTGCTCGACATTTCCGCCGAGGCCCTGAATGTCGCCCGCGAACGCCTGGGCAAGTCGGCGGACGCGGTGACCTGGCTTGTCGCCGACCTGCTCGACGCACCGCTGCAGGAAGCCCGCTACGACCTGTGGCACGACCGCGCCGTGTTCCACTTCCTGACTCAGGCGGAACAGCGCGCGCGCTACGTGCAGCAGCTGACCCGCGCCTTGAAGCCGGGCGGCCACGCGGTACTGGCCACATTCGGTCCGCAAGGGCCGCTGAGATGCAGCGGGCTGGATACCGTTCGCTACGACGCCGAGGGACTTGCCCGCGCGCTCGGCGACGGCTTCGCGCTGATCGACAGCGCGCTGGAGTTCCACGCGACACCGTTCGGCACCACCCAGCCATTTCTCTACGCCCTGTTCCGGCGGACGTCAGCCGGCACCGTGGGAGACATGCGCTGA
- a CDS encoding peptidylprolyl isomerase, with the protein MLSRHLIAALALTSSLLALPALADGQAKPTPTTKEILAKSTPVEWRTPDPQNLIIMQLPTGGVVIELAPDFTPLHAANIRTLVRGHYFDGLAIIRVQDNFVTQWGDPNDDDNGDKSKLRSLGKASKTLLPEFTRAIDPKLAWTPLPDGDVYAPEVGFSEGFPVARDPAAGQQWLAHCYGMVGVARDVAPETGSGSSLYAVIGQAPRRLDRNLAVAGRVLEGMPLLSGLPRGPEPMGFYAKPAQRITIESVRLAADLPAKDRPAIEVLRTDSASFAALVEAKRNGHNAFYARPAGKVDLCSIDVPVREAKPAH; encoded by the coding sequence ATGCTTAGCCGCCACCTCATCGCCGCACTCGCGCTGACCAGCAGCCTGCTGGCACTGCCTGCCCTCGCCGATGGGCAGGCCAAGCCCACGCCGACCACGAAAGAGATCCTGGCCAAGTCGACGCCAGTCGAGTGGCGCACGCCGGACCCGCAGAACCTGATAATCATGCAACTGCCGACCGGAGGCGTGGTGATCGAGCTGGCGCCGGACTTCACCCCGCTGCACGCGGCGAACATCCGCACCCTGGTGCGTGGGCATTATTTCGACGGGCTGGCGATCATCCGCGTGCAGGACAATTTCGTCACCCAATGGGGCGACCCGAACGACGACGACAACGGCGACAAGAGCAAGCTCCGTTCGCTGGGCAAGGCCAGCAAGACGCTGCTGCCGGAATTCACCCGTGCGATCGACCCGAAGCTGGCGTGGACGCCGCTGCCGGACGGCGACGTGTACGCGCCCGAGGTCGGCTTCAGCGAGGGCTTCCCGGTGGCGCGCGACCCCGCCGCCGGGCAGCAGTGGCTGGCGCACTGCTACGGCATGGTCGGCGTGGCGCGCGACGTGGCGCCGGAAACCGGCAGCGGCAGTTCGCTGTACGCGGTGATCGGCCAGGCGCCGCGCCGGCTGGATCGCAACCTCGCCGTGGCCGGCCGGGTGCTGGAAGGCATGCCGCTCTTGTCCGGCCTGCCGCGCGGGCCGGAACCGATGGGCTTCTACGCGAAGCCGGCGCAACGCATCACCATCGAATCGGTACGCCTGGCCGCCGACCTCCCGGCGAAGGATCGCCCGGCGATCGAGGTGCTGCGCACCGACAGCGCCAGCTTTGCCGCACTGGTCGAGGCGAAACGCAACGGCCACAACGCGTTCTATGCCCGGCCGGCCGGCAAGGTCGACCTGTGCAGCATCGACGTGCCGGTGCGCGAGGCGAAACCGGCGCATTGA
- a CDS encoding PadR family transcriptional regulator encodes MDDSASQLKKFQKELSSGTVSLVLLAVLGQSRQPMYGYQIAKRLEEVGEGVLAGKQSALYPVLRNLEAAGLLASEVEPSVSGPPRRYYRITKPGREVLREWVAAWNATRDSVDNVLQGGVS; translated from the coding sequence GTGGATGACAGCGCCAGCCAGTTGAAGAAGTTCCAGAAGGAGCTTTCCAGCGGCACCGTGTCGCTGGTGCTGCTGGCAGTGCTGGGGCAGTCGCGCCAGCCGATGTACGGCTACCAGATCGCCAAGCGGCTGGAAGAGGTGGGCGAAGGCGTGCTGGCCGGCAAGCAGAGCGCGCTGTATCCGGTGCTGCGCAACCTGGAGGCGGCCGGCCTGCTGGCCAGCGAGGTCGAGCCCTCCGTCAGCGGGCCGCCGCGCCGCTATTACCGCATCACCAAACCGGGGCGCGAGGTATTGCGCGAATGGGTCGCCGCGTGGAACGCCACCCGCGATTCCGTCGATAACGTCTTGCAAGGAGGGGTGTCATGA
- a CDS encoding AsmA family protein: MQRRRKVLSSIAGTLLVLLALLLVAVATFDWNRMKPFIADKVSQAIGRPFAIDGELTVDWQRDRHGSWFASLLPRPEFTARDIRIANPGWAARPQFAHLDALRFRLSLPALLTHRIDVPTLQLVRPTADLERDKSGRASWDFAPPENTAPSAWKLQLGTIGFDQGLITLDDAANRVKLKLVVEPLQEAIPYEQIVAQQSSDAREQAGKTVGAAAKKAMAGGNATPERVGQVTASTTYQFSWTAEGSYQGSPLTGKGRTGAVLALQDTTRPFPLQADLRIGDSRIALVGTLTDPLHLGALDVRLWFSGSSMAKLYPLTGLTLPDTPPYATEGHLKAALHRGGSRYSYQDFRGRVGGSDLAGNLVFVTGGKHPKLSGDVHSKLLQFADLAPLIGADANAGKMQRGDATPQPADKLLPVEPFRTERWQAMDADVSFSGARIVRGAALPIDSLATHLVMNNGALYLDPLSFGLAGGTVRSNITLDGSRTPMRGLLKLDARHLRLKQLFPTFEPMRTSFGEINGDAALDAQGNSIAALLGSANGELKLLMNDGAISKTLLETAGLNVGNIVIGKLFGDKTVQINCAAADMAASNGLFDMRLFVFDTDDALINVTGTVNFANEKLDLDVKPHTKGFRVFSLRSPLYVRGTLKNPDVGVHAGPLLARGAGAVALGTVAAPAALLALVAPSHGDDGDNTCRAVLQQLRSSGKVIPASKPAAKK; this comes from the coding sequence ATGCAACGCCGCCGGAAAGTACTCAGCTCGATCGCGGGCACGCTGCTGGTGCTGCTTGCGCTGCTGCTGGTCGCCGTCGCCACGTTCGACTGGAACCGCATGAAGCCGTTCATCGCCGACAAGGTCAGCCAGGCGATCGGGCGCCCGTTCGCGATCGATGGCGAGCTCACCGTGGACTGGCAGCGCGATCGCCACGGCAGCTGGTTCGCCTCGCTGCTGCCGCGGCCCGAGTTCACCGCGCGCGACATCCGCATCGCCAACCCGGGCTGGGCCGCGCGGCCGCAGTTCGCCCACCTCGACGCGCTGCGCTTCCGGCTGTCGCTGCCGGCGCTGCTGACGCACCGCATCGACGTGCCCACGTTGCAGCTGGTGCGCCCCACCGCCGACCTGGAGCGCGACAAGTCGGGGCGCGCCAGCTGGGATTTCGCGCCGCCGGAAAACACCGCACCCTCCGCCTGGAAGCTGCAGCTGGGCACGATCGGTTTCGACCAGGGCCTGATCACTCTCGACGATGCCGCCAACCGGGTGAAGCTGAAGCTGGTGGTGGAGCCGCTGCAGGAAGCCATCCCCTATGAGCAGATCGTGGCGCAGCAATCCAGCGATGCGCGCGAGCAGGCCGGCAAGACGGTCGGTGCCGCGGCGAAGAAGGCCATGGCCGGCGGCAACGCCACGCCGGAACGGGTCGGCCAGGTTACGGCATCGACGACCTACCAGTTCAGCTGGACCGCCGAAGGCAGCTACCAGGGCAGTCCGCTTACCGGCAAGGGCCGCACCGGCGCCGTGCTGGCGCTGCAGGATACGACCAGGCCGTTCCCGCTGCAGGCCGACCTGCGTATCGGCGACAGCCGCATCGCCCTCGTGGGCACGCTGACCGATCCGCTGCACCTGGGCGCGCTGGACGTGCGCCTGTGGTTCTCCGGCTCCAGCATGGCCAAGCTGTATCCGCTCACCGGCCTCACCCTGCCCGACACGCCACCCTACGCCACCGAAGGCCATCTGAAGGCCGCACTGCATCGCGGCGGCAGCCGTTACAGCTACCAGGACTTCCGCGGCCGCGTCGGCGGCAGCGACCTGGCCGGCAACCTGGTCTTCGTCACCGGCGGCAAGCACCCCAAGTTGAGCGGCGACGTACACTCGAAGCTGCTGCAATTCGCCGACCTGGCACCGCTGATCGGCGCCGATGCCAACGCCGGAAAAATGCAGCGCGGCGACGCCACGCCGCAGCCAGCCGACAAGCTGCTGCCGGTCGAACCGTTCCGCACCGAGCGCTGGCAGGCGATGGATGCGGATGTGAGCTTCAGCGGCGCGCGCATCGTGCGCGGCGCGGCGCTGCCGATCGACTCGCTCGCCACCCATCTGGTCATGAACAACGGCGCCCTGTACCTGGACCCGCTGAGCTTCGGGCTGGCCGGCGGCACCGTGCGCAGCAACATCACCCTCGACGGCAGCCGCACACCGATGCGCGGCCTGCTCAAGCTCGATGCGCGCCATCTCAGGCTCAAGCAGCTGTTCCCGACCTTCGAACCGATGCGCACCAGCTTCGGCGAGATCAACGGCGACGCCGCGCTCGATGCGCAGGGCAATTCCATCGCCGCCCTGCTCGGCAGCGCGAACGGCGAGCTGAAGCTGCTGATGAACGACGGTGCGATCAGCAAGACCCTGCTGGAAACCGCCGGCCTCAACGTCGGCAACATCGTCATCGGCAAGCTGTTCGGTGACAAGACCGTGCAGATCAACTGCGCGGCCGCCGACATGGCCGCCAGCAACGGCCTGTTCGACATGCGCCTGTTCGTGTTCGACACCGACGATGCGCTGATCAACGTCACCGGCACGGTGAACTTCGCCAACGAAAAACTCGACCTGGACGTGAAACCGCACACCAAAGGCTTCCGTGTGTTCTCGCTGCGCTCGCCGCTGTACGTGCGTGGCACGCTGAAGAACCCGGACGTCGGCGTGCACGCCGGCCCGCTGCTGGCGCGCGGCGCCGGCGCCGTCGCTCTCGGTACGGTCGCCGCGCCGGCCGCCCTGCTCGCCCTGGTCGCACCCAGCCACGGCGACGACGGCGACAACACCTGTCGTGCCGTGCTGCAGCAGTTGCGCAGCTCCGGCAAGGTGATACCGGCGAGCAAACCGGCGGCGAAGAAGTAA
- a CDS encoding group I truncated hemoglobin, translating to MLKHSLAAAALTAGLLISHHALAQDAPAKSDQSTTEAASAPRDPALKPVFDEFGGKPGLVTLVNDFMDNLMADPVTRPFFANADREHIKKELVDQFCVILDGPCTYTGRDMASVHKGMGVNRTNFNALVEDLQTAMNKHGVPFRAQNKLLAKLAPMHHVIITR from the coding sequence ATGCTCAAGCATTCCCTTGCCGCCGCCGCGCTAACCGCCGGCCTGCTGATCAGCCATCACGCCCTCGCGCAGGATGCGCCCGCCAAGTCGGACCAGTCCACCACGGAGGCCGCCTCGGCTCCACGCGACCCGGCGCTCAAACCGGTCTTCGACGAGTTCGGCGGCAAACCCGGGCTCGTCACGCTGGTGAACGATTTCATGGACAACCTGATGGCCGACCCGGTCACCCGACCATTCTTCGCCAACGCCGACCGCGAGCACATCAAGAAAGAGCTCGTCGACCAGTTCTGCGTGATCCTCGACGGACCATGCACCTATACCGGGCGCGACATGGCCTCGGTACACAAGGGCATGGGCGTGAACCGCACGAATTTCAACGCGCTGGTAGAAGACCTGCAGACGGCGATGAACAAGCACGGGGTCCCGTTCCGTGCGCAGAACAAGCTGCTGGCAAAACTGGCGCCGATGCACCACGTGATCATCACCAGGTAA
- a CDS encoding class I SAM-dependent DNA methyltransferase, with amino-acid sequence MPKTYDRAYFDKWYRDPRHAVASPAELKRKVAMVVAQAEYYLGRPIRNVLDVGCGEATWRAPLRALRPDIAYRGLDASEYVVARYGRSRHIGLARFGQLEQLRFDIRFDLIVCTDVLHYLRPAEIRAGLQGIGEMLEGVAFLEVFTSRDDVAGDHHGFVARAPAWYLREFGKVGLLPCGSHCYLGPRLERHVAALERAQLPA; translated from the coding sequence ATGCCCAAGACCTACGACCGCGCCTATTTCGACAAGTGGTATCGCGACCCGCGGCACGCCGTCGCCTCGCCGGCGGAGCTGAAGCGCAAGGTGGCGATGGTGGTGGCGCAGGCGGAGTACTACCTCGGCCGGCCGATCCGCAACGTGCTCGACGTGGGTTGCGGCGAGGCGACCTGGCGCGCGCCGCTGCGTGCATTGCGCCCGGACATCGCGTATCGCGGGCTGGATGCCAGCGAATACGTGGTGGCACGTTACGGGCGTAGCCGCCACATCGGCCTGGCGCGCTTCGGCCAGCTGGAACAGCTGCGCTTCGACATCCGCTTCGACCTGATCGTGTGCACCGACGTACTGCATTACCTGAGGCCGGCCGAGATCCGCGCCGGGCTGCAGGGCATCGGCGAGATGCTGGAGGGCGTGGCGTTCCTGGAAGTGTTCACCAGCCGCGACGACGTGGCCGGTGACCACCACGGTTTCGTGGCGCGCGCGCCGGCCTGGTACCTGCGCGAGTTCGGCAAGGTGGGCTTGCTGCCGTGCGGCTCGCATTGTTATCTCGGGCCGCGGCTGGAGCGCCACGTCGCGGCGCTGGAACGGGCGCAACTGCCGGCCTGA